CCGATATACCCCGGCCCGCGTCTTCGTTCATCTCCTCCGCTATCGGCAGGATGCGATCGCGGAGGTCTCGACCTTTGTCAGTAATAACGATAAAAAACGCCCGGCGATCGGTATTGTTATCATCACGTCGTATCAGTCCAAGCGCCATAAGTTTATCGAGAATTCTCGTTGTCGCCGGGTTGTCCTTGAAGGTGCGGCCAGCCAGCTCCCGCTGTGAAACTCCATCCTGCTCCGCCAGACAGTCCAGCACCAACCACTGCTCAGGAGTTACACCAAACGGTTTGAGACGTCGCAGCATTTCGGTACGAAGTTTCATTGCCGTCCGGTACACGATGAAAGCTAAAGATTCAGTCATGATAAAAGACATTGGCTACCCTCCATTGTCTTAACAATAGTTGTTGAGTTAATAGATGTCAAGACACCTATATTTTCTGTGTCAAAAAAATGTGGAAGACATATATATGCCTTCCCCATAGTGCGTTATAACTGCTTTAAGACAAGCAATCAGTGATCAATGACGTGTCCTGTCAACAGTAGACACTCCCAACTCAAGCGACTTGCTGCTGATTGTTGTAATTCTGTGCAAATATTGCCGGTGCAACATATCCAAGACGGGAATGGCGTCTTTGGCGGTTATAAAAGATCTCAATGTATTCCTGGATAGAAGCTTTTGCTTCATCTCTGGTTTCATAGCGGCAATGATGTACAAGTTCGTTTTTGAGGCTGCCCCAGAAGCTTTCCATCGGCGCATTATCATAGCAATTTCCTTTGCGTGACATGGATGTCTTCATTTTGAACTGCTTCAGAAGCTTTCTATAATCGTGAGCGCAGTATTGACTGCCGCGATCAGAATGATGAATCAACCCGGCAGCAGG
Above is a window of Trichlorobacter lovleyi SZ DNA encoding:
- a CDS encoding MarR family winged helix-turn-helix transcriptional regulator encodes the protein MSFIMTESLAFIVYRTAMKLRTEMLRRLKPFGVTPEQWLVLDCLAEQDGVSQRELAGRTFKDNPATTRILDKLMALGLIRRDDNNTDRRAFFIVITDKGRDLRDRILPIAEEMNEDAGRGISVENKTRLFALMNHLQKNMDGQ